The DNA window ACTTTAAAATATTACAGCGTGTTTTACGATCACAAGCAGATAGAGCAAAAATGGCAGAAGTTTTGGGAAGAAAACCAAACTTATAAAACTGAAGATAATTCTACAAAACCTAAATTCTACGTTCTAGATATGTTTCCTTATCCTTCTGGAGCGGGTTTACACGTAGGTCACCCTCTGGGTTATATCGCCTCGGATATTTATGCAAGGTTCAAGAGACATCAAGGTTTTAACGTTTTGCACCCTATCGGTTATGATTCTTTCGGTTTGCCAGCAGAACAATATGCGATTCAAACTGGGCAACATCCTGCGATTACTACAGAGCAAAATATTACCAGATACGAAGAGCAGTTGCGTAAAATTGGTTTCTCTTTCGATTGGAGCAGAGAAGTGAGAACTTCTGATGCTTCTTATTATAAATGGACACAATGGATTTTTATAGAATTGTTTAATTCTTGGTACAATAAAACTTCTGATAAAGCAGAATCTATCGAAACTTTGGTAGAATATTTTTCAAAATTTGGAACTGAAAACTTAAACGCTGTTCAGAATGATGAATTAAATTTCACTGCAGAAGAATGGAATACTGCCGATGAAAACAAAAAGCAAGATATTTTACTCAATTACAGATTAGCTTACAGAGCCGAAACTACCGTAAATTGGTGTCCAGCTCTCGGAACTGTTTTGGCGAATGATGAGGTGAAAGACGGAAAATCTGAACGTGGCGGTTATCCTGTTTTTCAGAAAAAAATGATGCAATGGAGTATGAGAATTACGGCATATTCTGAAAGACTTTTAAATGGATTGAAAACTTTAGATTGGCCACAACCGTTGAAGGATTCTCAAGAATATTGGATTGGAAAATCTCAAGGAGCTGCTGTAAAATTCAATGTTTCTGGAATAGATGAGCAAATTGAAGTTTTCACTACTCGTCCTGATACTATTTTCGGGGCAACTTTTATGGTTTTAGCGCCAGAAAATCCTTTAGTTTCAACATTAACAACGGCAGAGCAAAAATCTGAAGTTGAAAACTATATAGAAGAAACTTCTAAAAAAACAGAACGTGATAGAATGGCAGACGTGAAAAACGTTTCAGGAGCGTTCACAGGAAGTTACGCGGTAAATCCTTTCACAGGAAAAAATATCCCGATTTATATTTCAGATTACGTTTTGATGGGTTATGGAACTGGTGCTGTAATGGCGGTTCCTGCGCATGATGAGCGAGACCATCGTTTTGCTAAAAAATTCGGTTTAGAAATTATTAATGTTATTGAAAATGATTTCGATATTCAAGAAGAATCTTATGATTCTAAAGATTCGGTTTGTGTAAATTCTGAATTTTTGAATGGACTGAATTATAATGATGCGAAAGCAAAAATTATTTCAGAAATTGAGAAAATGGGAATCGGTCACGGAACTACCAATTACAGACAACGAGATGCGATTTTCTCTCGTCAAAGATATTGGGGAGAACCCGTTCCTGTGTACTATAAAGAAGGAATGCCTTATACTTTGCCAGTTTCTGCATTGCCTTTAGAATTGCCAGAAGTAGAGAAATATTTGCCAACAGAAGACGGTGATCCACCATTAGGAAATGCGAAAAATTTCGCTTGGGACGAAGCGAATCAAAAAGTGGTTGCTGTAGATTTAATTGATGAAAAAACCGTTTTCCCGATGGAACTTTCTACCATGCCAGGTTGGGCAGGAAGTTCTTGGTATTTCTTAAGATATATGGATCCAAAAAATGATGGTGAATTCTGTGCAAAAGATTTGTCAGATTATTGGGGACAAGTAGATTTATACATTGGCGGAAGCGAACACGCAACTGGTCACTTATTGTATTCTCGTTTTTGGAATATGTTCTTGAAAGACAGAGGTTACATTAACCAAGATGAGCCTTTCCAAAAATTGATAAATCAAGGAATGATTTTGGGAATGAGTGCGTTTGTTTTTAGATTAAGTTTAAATAGCTATTCGGGTTTT is part of the Cloacibacterium normanense genome and encodes:
- a CDS encoding leucine--tRNA ligase; the encoded protein is MFYDHKQIEQKWQKFWEENQTYKTEDNSTKPKFYVLDMFPYPSGAGLHVGHPLGYIASDIYARFKRHQGFNVLHPIGYDSFGLPAEQYAIQTGQHPAITTEQNITRYEEQLRKIGFSFDWSREVRTSDASYYKWTQWIFIELFNSWYNKTSDKAESIETLVEYFSKFGTENLNAVQNDELNFTAEEWNTADENKKQDILLNYRLAYRAETTVNWCPALGTVLANDEVKDGKSERGGYPVFQKKMMQWSMRITAYSERLLNGLKTLDWPQPLKDSQEYWIGKSQGAAVKFNVSGIDEQIEVFTTRPDTIFGATFMVLAPENPLVSTLTTAEQKSEVENYIEETSKKTERDRMADVKNVSGAFTGSYAVNPFTGKNIPIYISDYVLMGYGTGAVMAVPAHDERDHRFAKKFGLEIINVIENDFDIQEESYDSKDSVCVNSEFLNGLNYNDAKAKIISEIEKMGIGHGTTNYRQRDAIFSRQRYWGEPVPVYYKEGMPYTLPVSALPLELPEVEKYLPTEDGDPPLGNAKNFAWDEANQKVVAVDLIDEKTVFPMELSTMPGWAGSSWYFLRYMDPKNDGEFCAKDLSDYWGQVDLYIGGSEHATGHLLYSRFWNMFLKDRGYINQDEPFQKLINQGMILGMSAFVFRLSLNSYSGFEKINNNFFVSKNIKNEILRIALINNVRQMQFNINYRLDEFLEIIFYDKECKVISDRNLIQLDFIYDFFERLFKKFNKNDIAGRFSIGIDLNFTPIHVDVSLLKGTSDELDIEAFKNWRAEFNDAEFILEDGKYITEREVEKMSKSKYNVVNPDDIAEEYGADCLRLYEMFLGPLEQSKPWNTQGLSGVYGFLKKFYNLYFDGDNFSVSEEEPTKAELKVLHTLIKKFTFDIQNFSFNTSVSQFMIAVNELQKMKCNKRAILEPLAVIISPYAPHICEELWEKLGKNTSIEFEKLPELNEAYLVEDEINYPVSFNGKMKFTLALAADLDAKQIEEIAMSNEKVQEILAGANPKKIIIVPKKIINIVF